The following is a genomic window from Pongo pygmaeus isolate AG05252 chromosome 22, NHGRI_mPonPyg2-v2.0_pri, whole genome shotgun sequence.
ctactggatatctacctaATAGATTCTTTCTCTGTCTAAAAATAGTAGACATTGTTACAGCCAACGCAATCTTCAGTTTGGAACTTTTTAGCAACCACATGTTAACTCAAGTTGAAAAGTGCTAAACACAGATGTTGTACCTCCTGTACTCCTTTGGGGATGTAAAGTATCTTCTCTCCTCTGTCCTTGTCTTGTTGAGATGTGCTAGACACCTTTGAGTAAAAGACTTTCCTTTATCAAGACTCAGTTCATAAATAAatggtgtgggtgggtgggtagtgTACATCTGTAATGACCTGAAACAGTGCTTCTTAGAGTGTGGGTCTCAGACCACCTGTACTAGAAGCCATCAGGAGCATCTTAAAAGTTTAGATTTCTAGACCTGACCCCAGATGTACTGAGTCAGAATCCCTAGGGGCAAGGCAAAAGAATCTAAATTTTTAAGTCAGCtactcaagtaattctcctgcttaCTGAAATTTCCAAAACACTAGATGAGGTGCTCTCTGAGGTCCCTTCAAGCCCAAATTTTTATATAAGTCAGTCATCTTTACAGAACAGACTGATAACCTTCTAGTTTCGATCTGATGCTCTAATTTCTGAAAAatcccacttttctttttctgttctattttaaCCTTCATGTTTAATTAATTCACAATTCTCAGCATGAATTAACATATGGCTGCTAGAAAGTTGCAAACTGGAGATTTTGTTGGCTGTAACCTTGTCTACTATCgctaaaaaggaaaacaatcaattatttcctgattttttaaaaaagatatacattAGATAAAGTACGGTAGAGAAAATACTCTCTTCTGAAATGACCTCTCCAAATAGTCTTTATGTTTTTAACTACAAAGTGAACCATATGCAATATAATCATTTGCACATATTCAATAAAAAAGCAGGGTTAAGCCAAATTTTGTTACCACCAAGAATATTTTTACTATACGTAAGATGTTTTCAATAGAAGGATTGAGACTTTTTTTATTTGGCTTATAAAAGGAAATTGCTGCCTTCCCTAAAGGAACACAGAGAAAAGCTGATATATCTTCAGAAATATTCTTTACAGCTCATATCTTTTAAGTGAAACTCGCTATCTGGTGTTGATTCTACAAATATTAAGAAACTTGCCACAGTTGTGAATAACACAGGTGCTTCTAAGGTACAAAATAGACAGCTTAGATGGTTTGATATAGGGGATTTATCCCTTCACCTTAAAAACTCTCAGATTTCCAAAGGATGTCTGTGGCTTCTCTATTACTCAATGCTCCAGCATCCTTCATTAGGGGACATGGTACTTTAGTCTATAATCCTTATTCCCTGGGAAACGGAACACAGTGGGTTTCATTTGGACTAACATGGAAGTGACTGAAAAAGTTCCTCCTGTGTTGGGTTTTCTTGTGGAGGAGCAGAAGTAGTGAGATGAGAAGGGGACCCCGAGCAATAAATGGTGCTCAATTGGGTTGGAGGTGGGCatcataaaatttaaagaagGTTCAAACAGGCAACCTTTTAATTCATTACCTGCAACCCACCCTCATACCTGCTTATCACACAGGATCAATAATTCTTTGCTTTCTCACTGTTCCTAATGCccacatgagaaaaataaattcacttcCCCCCTACCCACAATGTAACAGAAAATATGCACACACCAAGAAAGGAAACTTCACTCTAGCATGAGAATATTATACCAGTTGAgacaaatttattgagattttgatAGACATATCCATGACTTCATCACGAAAAGTCATGAGTGTCATGAAAAATTCAAAAGCAGCGCATGACAAGTGGGAGGTCAAGTTTCCGAAAATGTCCCAGAGAACATCAGCCAGGGGAGGCAGCTTGAGGAAGCgtctgctttttcattttcctccCCTGGGACTCGAGGTAAGTTGGAAGGCAGTGTCTCTGAGGCTGATGAGCAAATGAGGACTGAAGGAGTGGATACGGGGGAAACCTGGAGATGTGGGGCTCAGCCTTCAAGGGAGAGAAGATTCTACGCCTCGGGGATTTCAGCCAATCAGTAGAGAGCAAATGGCGAGTATCTCCTGTAGCCGAAAGCCCCACAGCCGTTGTAGCCATAGCCGAAGCCATAGCCCACTGGGGAGTAGGTGCTGCCATAGCCACAGCCAACGCTATATCCCAGCGGGTAGCCATAGCTGCCCCAGTAGCATCCTGGGAAGACAGCCCCAGGGAAGTTCTCACAGAGCATGGTGTCGGGAGTGGAGGGCTTAGGTAGCAACGGAGTGCGTTTCCTCAGTGGGATGGATTCCTAGTCTCAGAACCTTCTTTATATATCCTGGCTCTGGTGGGTGGTGAAAAACACAAAGCCCTCATTTTCATTCTTCACACCAATTTACGTTCTAAAAAGCTCATTAACTTGTTTTGCTCTTGCTTATGACGTCTTTATAGTGGCTTAAGAAAGCGCTCATGTGATGCAATACAGGGAGAAGATGCCTTTAAACAAATCATTTcccttcctaaaaaaaaaaaaaaaaaaaaaaaaaattattgccaggACTTCAAAGCACTCTATCTTATAGACCCTATATAACTCTCTGTAAGGAAGTACATAATATCAAGAAATATTCTGAGGTTGTTAGCTGTTATGCAGTCCTCTTGCTCTCTGAATTTCCACAACACACAGTTGAAATTCAATAAATATggttaaatacattaataaataaaataacaaatggatAGTGAGTCTATCTCAAAATTCTCAAAATTAAAGTATGTCTTAGTATTCACGTGCTTCAAGGATTCTCTTTTTTGGAATACGAAAGACAAGTACAATGGAACTCATGagaaagagtcttttttttttttctctacctaCAGCTACCGTGTTTGGGAAACTGGTTAAAAGTGTAATCTTCATCATAGTCCCCTCCTAAACTATACCTAACATCACATTTCTAGAAGACTGCTTCAATTAATAGTATTGAGATTTAAAAATGGAGTATTTGGATTAATCCTTGTACTGAATTgtcaaaaaaatttaattttttggccTGAAACgtattttaaactaaatattgAAACTAATAAGgtaaacagagaaaaatgaattaaaaaatttattgtaagatttagaatatttttttctcttagatcTAATGAAACTAGATTGACAAATGTGATGATATTATAAAGGGCCAGATGACAATATGAAATCAGTTATTTCACTTTTAGAATGATCATGCACCCCAGGATAAAGAAGGAATGTTATTCCTCTCTAAACAGAGAGTCAGTTCTCAAACATGAGTTAAAGCAGGAATAAGGCTGATCAAAACTATCTTGGATCATGTAAGACCTGATATATTATTCCCAGACACCTGCATTAAGATTTCTTACAGTGGCACTTAGTAGAGAACTTACAGAACAAATACCAAAGAGGGCATATGGAACAGAAATAGGCACAGAGATAATAGGAATCATTCTAGAAGGCCACAAAACAGATATGTATTACACATGAGCTCTCCCAGATTTTACTTCATAACCCAGAGGTAACTTTGCTCCCTGCTATCAGCAGCTAGGAATCAAAGGCTGAATCCAAGAACAAGAAGAGACACTTGGAAAATTCAAAACCATGTCAGTGTTCCAGCCAGCAGTAGACTAATTACAGCAGAGgcactttttttaaatatatatatatataatttttttttgaggcagtcttgctttattgcccaggctggagtgcagtggtgcaatcttgactcactgcaacctccacctccttggttcaagcgagtctcctgtctcagcctgccgagtagctgggattacaggtgcgtgccactgcccaggctaatttttgtatttttagtagagacagggtttcagcatgttggccaggctggtctcaaactcctgacctcaagtgatctgcccatctcggcctcccaaagagctgggattacaggcgtgggtcaccgcgcccggcctaaatttttttatttttagtttttgtgagtGCATGgtaggtttatatatttatggagtacataagatgttttgatacagatatgcaatatgtaataatcacattctGGGGAATGAAAACACCTACTGTACTCTGCTTCGTGAGCAAACCTGGATGGCTGCCTATGGGGATTCAGCAATTAAAATTCAAACACGACTTGTGGCTTATAGCTAAACAAGTTCAGGGAATTGAAATTAGATTTATTCCCAAAACATAAAGGTATTCAACCGCAGATCATTCCCTAAAAgtcatagaatgatttacattctgTTTCTACTGGCATCACATTGCTGTGTTTCATGAGAGAAAAGCTGATAATgttagggaaaaagaaaaattagacaaaaaataGCATTGtatatggaaaattttaaattttcgaATTAATATTGCCAAAGGTCAGTTATCTCCCATTCGCCTACCCAATCTGACAAGACACTAGCTTTGCCTTCTACAGCACAAAACCTAGCTCTGTACATGAATAGTAACCAAAATATgttgtcttttttaaaacttaagcCCTATTTACAGAGAACAGCTTGGATTTTCTCTAGAAAGTCTACAGAAAATTctaacagaagaaaattttagGGAAACATCATTTATCaacaagtcatttaaaaattaacagcgAATTTAATCCTATACTGAATAAAGCCTATGAATAAAGCCTATACAGAATAAAGCCTATGAAAGCTTTATTCTGATAATAGGCTTATCAAAGAAAGAGCAAGGTTTTCATAAAGTCTGAAAGTATACAACGTTGAAAGCCCTTTTTGTTAAAAAGTATacaatataacaaatataaaattaagtacaagagtaaatatgtgttgagatgctttaaaaaaatcacaaaaaaattaaacactaaaaaaattacaaatattacaaaattcagagaaaaaatattatttgtattatgaATTGCCTGGCGCACTACTATAATAGTTTTCTTTCCCATAGGCTAGCTTCTGGCTCCATCATTTCAAACTGTTTTCCCCTCCACTACTCATCCTGTGCTGTAGGCCTTGGGAAAAACTCAGGCTAGCATAGGGCCTCTGGTCCTGCATTTTCACATCACACATTCCGGGTGGATCAGCAGAGTGGTCGAAGAATTCCTGGGAGCCATTCCCACATAAGAATGGCTAGAAGTAGCTTAATTAGATACAGAAGTGGCTgtaaaacacataaatatatcCCACCATGCCCAAACTGAACGTATCACTGACTCAGCTTCTCCTTAACCAGATCCTAAAAATGTCCATGGCCTCTCCAATGCCATCCAACAGGAGAAGAAATGTGATTGTGAGGCAGCCTAGTAGAAAGCAGCAGCATTTCAAACCAATTGCTGTTAAAATATCCTTTTGTAAATTTTCCCCCTAAATAAGCTGTAACATGAAggtttacaaaagaggaaaatatattcTCACATGTTAAATGGCACAGTAATAGACtaatcattgttggatatttattGGCTTGGATAACATTCATCACCCTCTTCTCTTTTAATAACAATCCTAAAATgctgtttaataaataatttgacTTTACCTTTCATATTTCTTTGATTTCAAATAAGTCCTgacataaataaagaaaaaattctgctTTTTGACTTTCTACAAGGGAGCAGGAAATATATTGCGTACAAATTTCAGAAATAGAGTCCATTACAATGTGCACAACAAAAATGTTCCTGTCGTATCAGCTTCAAATATAATGTTTACAGCTTCAGCATATTAACATTTATTAGAAATGAAAGCTAAATTAGAatggaatatttttgtttgtttttatttttgtttttgtttgggggtttgtttttgtttttgtttattgtattttgtgacagggtctctctctgtcacccaggctgagtgtgtGGCGTGAtcatgattcactgcaacctctgcctctcaggctcacacaatagaatggaatgttttaaaggatttttagAATATATATCAGTGGTACcatacaatacaaaaattatcttccattcaTCTCTTTAAACATCTATTCTTACAGTTTGTAAGCATGTATTATGTTCCAGACATTGTGTAGGTGCTGGGGATCCAAAGATGAATGAGAAATGGtaattaaatgagaaattatAAGTAAATGAAATACCTGTTATGTGTTCTACCCCAGAAGTCCCTTGTAGGGACTTCCCCTTGTAGACTTCAAGAGTAAAGGACACAGTGGGTGATTCTACCTGAAGTAGGGGTTACCTGCAGGAAACTTTCAGCATGAAAGGGATAGATACATAAACTGGGTCTTGAAAAGGGTATTTTACTGGTAGACATTGGCTGGGGGAATAGTTGGATCTAGGGAATATTCCAGAAAGAGGAAGTACTTTAAAGTAAAGTCTCAAAGATGTTAAATAGTCAAGTGTCTTCCAGGAGCCACAAATAATTCAGCAGGACCATAGCCTTGAATATAAGAGAATAATTAACAGAAGGTTGTGCCAGAAAGGTAGTCAAGGTGCACAAGTGACTGTATGCGCTGCGGAAGCAAAGGAGCCACTTTATACACTAAGATGAGAGTGACATGATCAATTTTACACCTTAGAAATATCACTACTCTGAGAGTGTGGAGGATGAATTAGAATAGGGAAACCCCAGAGATAGAAAGACCAGGTCTAAAACTTTATTAGGAATGCTTGTGGCTGCAAGTAACAAAAACCCCATTTGAAAGTTGATTAAAcagaaagaatttatttttcacaaataatAGGAAATTATAACATAAGTAATTCCAGGGTTGCTTCAGGCCTTGACAGTGTCAGGGTTCAGGGCTGGCTTCACAGTGATTCCCTCAGCAGGTGCATACTTCTCATTCTTACGCATCAATatccaaaaccaggaaaggaaagagggCTTCTTCTCAACAATTCCTCTTCATTTTGTTTCAGGAAGGAAAATGTTTCACATTTGTCTTCCCATGGATTTCCTTTGGGGCCCATTGTCCAAAACAGAGTCACATCTCATGGTTGAGTTATAGGGGAAGGTGGAAAAGTGTGGAAATGCATCTGGCATTTCTGCCTTAATGGTGTGAAGCAGGCTCTGGAAGCATAGAAAGAGGGAGCGAGAAATGGTCATTGGATTAATAATCAATAGTGTTGCCACAAAAGCCATCACACTAACTTAGGCAAGAGATAATGTGGGCCTAAACTAAGGTGGTAGCATTAGCAAGGGAGTGAATTTAAGAATTGTTCGGGAGGTGGATTTAACCAGTGTGGGGTTAGTAATTGTCTGCTGGGATCATCACCCAATATCACCAAGAGGGATTCTGATACAGGGCATTCATAGAAGACACTGTGAGAAGGAACGACAAAGGCCAgtacattccaatcttttcccaTTATACATCCTTATGAATTAGTGAAGTAATCTGACAAGACTCACAGAGAGGAGGCAGACATCCCAGGATCTCTGACACCTGAGATCCTGCCAAATCCAGCAGAATGGCCACACCCCTGGCACACCTGTAATTCATTGCTGAGGTCCTCCAATTATGAAGCCTTGCAAAGCAATTGGGACAATTAGAGATAATAAAATAGCAGCTAAAGGACAATATCTACTAATTGCTACAAGGAAGCATACAACGAACACACCTTCATGCTTCCAGAATGTAAAGTTATTTATCCCAAGAAAGATGCTCACTTAGACTTTCAATCTAAAATCCTAACTCTTGCCTTTCAGTTATTATTGACTGATAAACAGACACTATGACCCTCAAAATGTGACTTTTTTCAGTTAATTTACTAACTTGCATATAAAACTTTATTGTTGTCTAGGATCTCATATTCAGAAACTGCATCTGATTTTTTATATGAAACCAAGTTATACCCACGCCTGAGGATGATGTCATCTGAATAAGAAGAAATGATACTTAAGATCGCCCTGGCACCCCTGCATGTACAAATCCAAAGTGTCACAACATGCTTTCAGTTTTACCTTCTTAAAGTATGTTGGATCCATTAATTTCTGTCAATCTTCACTGTACCACCTCAATTGTTTCTTATTGTTTCTGAATGCcacaaattaccacaaagttGGTGGTTAAAATTTATTATCCCTACAGTTCTGGgtgccagaagtctgaaatcaaggtgtcagcagggctgacTCCTTCTGCAGGGACTGAGGGCACAATTCCTTTACTTACATTTTTCAGTTCCTAGAGGGCATCTGCATTCAGTGACCCATGGCCACTTCCTTTCATCACTCCAATCTCTCACTTCTGTTGTCACATCTCCTGCTACTAACTCTGACCCTCCTACCTCCCTCTTTAAAAAACCCTGCTACAATCAGGTTCAAACCAAATAAGACTTCGCTGAGACATATTATAAATAAACTgtcaaaaaatcaaagacaaagagaagttTGAAAGCAAGAGAAGAGATTCATCATATACAGGGGAACCTCCATAAGAGTTTAagcagatttcttagcagaaacctaCCAGGCCAGGAGCGAATCGAATTATATAttcaaagtactaaaagaaaaaaaaaacctgccaaacaAGGACACTTTATTTGACAAAGTAGTCATTCAGAAATAAGGGAGAGACAAAGACTTTCCTAAACAATAGCCGAGCGAATTCATCATTACTAGACCTGCCTTACATGAAATGCTACAAGCAGTTCTTCAAGGTGAAATGGATGTTAATTAGCAATATGGAAATACATGacagtataaaactcactggtaaaagaAAGCACGTAGTCAAATTGAGAATATTCTGATACTGTAGTGGTAATGAATAAATCACTTATAATTTTAGGATAAATattcaaagacaaaattattaaaaagaacttTAGCTAGGATAATTTGTCAGTggatacatgatttttaaaaaaagatttaaatatcaACATCAAAATGTAAAGCATCAGGAAGGCAGCAAAAGTGCCCCAGTATTTGTTTGTGATCAAAGTTAACTTGCTATCAGTTTAAAATATCATACctagataaatatttaaatttatctaGGGCTCACAGTATTCCAAAGCAAAACCTGTAGTAGTTatacaaaagacaaagagaaatgaaTCAAAGCATATCACTATAGAAAATCATCAATtgacaaaggaagacagcaagagaagaaaggaacaaaggatttACAAAACAAcctgaaaacaattaacaaactGGCAATAGTAAGtctttacctatcaataattatgttaaatgtaAAGTTACTAAAaactccaatcaaaagacaggcagctgaatgaaaaaaaacaagacccaactatgtTCTGCCCACTAAAGACTCGCTTCACTTTTAAGGATGCACACAAGTTGAAAgtgaagagatggagaaagatatcccatgcaaatggaaaccaaaagagtgCAGAAGTagcatcagacaaaatagactttaagtcacaAACTATCACAAGAGACAAGGAAGcttattatttaatgataaagggGTACATTTATCAATAGatataataattctaaaatacatatgcacacaaCATCAGAACtcctagatatataaagcaaatattaatagatctgaaaaaagaaatacatagaaatataattatagtACAGGAGCTTCAATACCCCGTTTTCAACAATGAATAGATAATCCACACAGAAAACCAATAATGAGACATTGTACTTGAACTGAGACCAAACGGACCTAACAGATGTATACAGATAGTCCATCCaacagcaacagaatatacattcttctcaagctcacacagaacattctccagtATATAtcacatgttaggccacaaaataagtcttaacaaatttaagaagaatgaaatcatatcaagcatcTTTTTCAACCATAAttgtatgaaactagaaatcaataagaggaggaaaactggaaaattcacaaatatgagGAGCTTAAACAACATCTCCTGAACAGCCAGTGGGTcaaatgaggaatgaaaaataTCTtgacatgccaaaaaaaaaaaaccagaaaaaaaaaaaaaaaccagaaaaaaataccaaaattttgGAACGCAGCAAAAGTTCTAAGAGataagtttatagcaataaactctacattaagaaaaattagatttcaactaaacaacataattttatatttgaaggaactagaagaaaaagaacaaactaagtcCAAAGttaccaagaaaaaaaggaaataaagatcagagcagaaataactgaaatatagtctaaaaaacagaaaagagcaacaaaactaagagttggttttttaaaagataaacaaaattgacaaacctttagctagactaagaaaacaagggaaaagacaaataaaatcagaaataaaagaagagataTTATAACTGATactccaaaaatataaaagatcataagagactactgtgaacaattatatgccaaaatAACTCGATAACCTCCAATAaaaggacaaattcctagaaacatgccACCTACCAAGAATATATCATGAATAGGAAATCTTAACAGACCGATAACAAATAATGAGATtcaatcagtaataaaatatcttccaacaaagaaaaatccAGAGCCAGATCGCTTCACCATTGAATTCTCTAAAACGTTTAAGAAGAGCTAATACCAATCTTTCTCAAAGTCCTTCAAGCAAGTAAAGAGGAAGAaacactttcaaactcattttatgaggccagcattactctaatACCAGTCAGACAAGGacactatgagaaaataaaatgataggacAATATCCCTAATGaccatagatgcaaaaatactagcaaaccaaatttaaaaGCACATTAAAAACATCATACACATGATCAAGTAGATTTACCTCTGATAAGCAAGAGTGGTtcagcatacaaaaattaatcaatgtaatatacTTTACACATTAATAGGATGAaggataaaaattatttgatcatCTCAATCGATGCAGGgaaagaatttgacaaaattcaacaatccttcatgataaaaattctcaacaaattaggtatagaaggcaTGTACCTCAACataacaaatgaataaatcagTAACAGTCttagaaataaaacaagataaaaaaagtgtttcaattgCTCCTATTGCTTTaggataatattttttaatctttaaactgACCTAAAAGTTCTCAACTCCCTCTTCATTAAGTTTTGCTGTCTTTTAGTTCTTCAAACTTTGCATGTTCCTCTCACTCTTAAGCTTTGACGCATGCTGTTTGTTCTGTGCGgaattctcttccttcctctccttctgaTCAACTCACATGCAACCTTCACATGCCAGCTCAATCACTTCCTTTGGGAGGCCTTTCTGCCATTCCTGATTAGCTGGAGCCCATCTGTAGCATAACAGTAGGCCAACCTCTTCCTCGTGTCTGTAGGACTTAATCGTAGTTCCCATATAACCTTCACTTGTGTGATGGGTATCTGTCTGCCTCATTAACATGCTTATTTCCAGGAGAGCAAGATGGTATTTTTAATCAGCCTTGATTCCTCACTGCCTTGCTCACTACTGGGCATAATATAGGTTTTCCATAAGTTTCAGTTGAACGAATTAATGAAAGAATATTCTAAACTTAACTTGGCTACTCACTTGCTGTGAGGATTGAGGCAAATCACTCTTCCGGGTCTAGCATGACCCGACTGAAAAATGGGATGAGTTGACTTCCTGGGACGTGCCACCCTAAACATTGTATGATTCTCCCATCAAAATCACTGATGAGTCAATATGACAATTCAACACTCTCTCATTGGAATTTGGTCAATTAGGCATGCAACTACAGAAAGTGCTTTTTCTCATCTTATTACACATTCCTACTAAGACAAACTAATGAGCTTCCAGCTGCCatcactctgaaaaacaaaatgcagtgACAGGAATCACAGAAATATTGAAACCTTTACAAGAATATCATAagagttttaaaagtttaatctGTGCAAGAATCTCCCAGGATACTTGTTTTAGATGAATATTTCTGAGCTCCATTCCCTTAGATTCTGATTCTGTGGGTCTTACGTGGGGCCAAGGAATCTGCCTTTTTAATAAGCAGACGAGGTGATTCCAATAAAGGCGGTGCTTTGGTCAAACTTTGAGAAATGTGCAGTGTTCTTTAACAAGGTACCTGAAAAGGCGTCCTCTTTAGCAAACTATACAACATAAAATGGGATGAATGTGGAACGGTGATGGAGAAAACAGAGACACTCTTTAGCCAGGCTTAATGGCTAAGACTAGAGCTGACGAGACATCATTACCGGCAACTGTGCTCCCAAgaggacatttgacaatgtctggagacatttttgtttgtcatAACTCAGAGTTGGAAGGGGTGTTACTTAGCATctaatgggtagaggccagggatgctgccaaacattctacaatgcacaggacagccctcaCAATACAAAGAATTACCCAGCTCAAAATGTCAATAGAGCTGAGGTCAAGAAATCTGGTCTGAAGTCAAAAATCACAACAAGTCAAATAAAATTGCCAggcaatatatatttaaaaaaaaaatacctgtcaCATGACAGGATCAGAACTTGCTGACCAAGACTTAGGCTAATTTAAGACAAAATTTCAGTACATTGCTACCACAGCACTTTGAGGGATAAGCCACGTTTGTGAGGCTGTGTGGTTAATTATCACAGCAAGCGTCTGGTTAATGAAGCTTAACTTCATTTGATGCAGAACCTATGTGGTTTTCTTAAGAAATAACGTGATACCACAACAATGCCTGGATGCACAGTAGATTCATGGACCCTGGTCAGAAACACCTTACATGGGATTTATAAtgaacatgaaaaagcagttcAAAGGAAGGCACGTTTCTGCTGCACGCTTTTCATCACTGGTAGGATAAGAAGGTCAGTTTTGACATCTGTTCCCTATTATTGGGGAGGCAAAACAGAGGAATTAAGGTCCTCTTCTTGTGACACCAAGGCAGACTAGAGTCAGCAACTGGAATTgtgtataaatttaaattaaagcaCCAGCCTGTAAGCTGAGTTAGTGGAAAGGGTAACAGATAGGGTCAGTTGTACCCCCTCAGTGTGAAGACGATCTCACTGAAGAATAGAATCATGATGCTTCAAATCATTTACCAACTGGTTGGCCTCTGGAAGACCAAAGGGCAAATCCTTCTGACAACTTTTG
Proteins encoded in this region:
- the LOC129022627 gene encoding keratin-associated protein 8-1, with protein sequence MLCENFPGAVFPGCYWGSYGYPLGYSVGCGYGSTYSPVGYGFGYGYNGCGAFGYRRYSPFALY